The following are from one region of the Anabas testudineus chromosome 2, fAnaTes1.2, whole genome shotgun sequence genome:
- the LOC113164439 gene encoding nectin-2-like — protein sequence MCASALPLCLLLWTVVSRAQVKVNAPSSLIAEAGYPLTFGCNITTSAGETVRQVRWLNSQNTVVLAYEQSVPLRISRQDPGVQLFVHFNNASYMTIKKVQPEDEGCYSCVFDIFPTGSQKGKTCITVTGKVHLEGNKTAISGKPVTLSCLYSFPEKVQQVLWRKTAEQGDTTKVASYAKRGHHNIQQPFRGRVSLSRTLDDSQLTIQPVRTEDEACYTCEFHTFPDGTRSATACLSVYVLPKPEVTYVTSPSGVTEANCTAQSRPAAQITWNVGGDNRTLGPPISSEYDQGDGTTIVTSTLSFQSGLLSDMLVKCIVRHRGLEKPLSVSLYTDMGPAMVILLSVCGVAAVLLLCLCVCLCKCFVCTDD from the exons ATGTGTGCATCTGCCCTCCcactgtgtctgctgctctggACGGTCGTCTCCAGGGCACAAG TTAAGGTTAATGCCCCGTCCAGTCTGATCGCAGAGGCAGGTTATCCCCTCACGTTCGGATGCAACATCACCACGTCAGCAGGTGAAACCGTCCGGCAAGTCCGCTGGCTTAACAGTCAGAACACGGTCGTCCTGGCGTATGAACAGAGCGTGCCCCTCCGCATCAGCCGTCAAGACCCCGGCGTGCAGCTCTTCGTCCACTTCAACAATGCCAGCTACATGACCATCAAGAAGGTGCAGCCAGAAGACGAAGGCTGCTACAGCTGTGTCTTTGATATTTTCCCAACAGGCTCTCAAAAAGGCAAGACGTGCATCACAGTCACTG GTAAAGTGCACCTGGAGGGCAACAAGACGGCCATAAGCGGGAAGCCTGTTACCCTGTCCTGCTTGTACAGCTTCCCTGAGAAAGTGCAGCAGGTGCTGTGGCGAAAGACGGCTGAGCAGGGCGACACCACCAAGGTGGCCTCCTACGCCAAGAGAGGTCATCACAACATACAGCAGCCTTTCAGAGGTCGGGTTAGCCTGAGCCGGACTCTGGACGACAGCCAACTGACCATCCAGCCGGTCAGGACGGAGGACGAGGCCTGCTACACCTGTGAGTTCCACACCTTCCCAGACGGCACCAGAAGTGCCACGGCCTGCCTCTCTGTCTACG ttttaCCCAAACCAGAGGTGACGTACGTGACCTCACCTTCAGGAGTCACAGAGGCCAACTGCACGGCCCAGTCCCGCCCTGCAGCACAGATCACGTGGAACGTCGGTGGTGACAATCGAACTCTTGGACCCCCCATATCATCTGAATACGACCAGGGCGACGGCACGACGATAGTAACGAGCACACTGTCCTTCCAGTCGGGGCTGCTCAGTGACATGTTGGTCAAATGCATCGTGCGCCACCGGGGTTTGGAGAAACCTCTGTCCGTGTCCCTCTACACAGACA tggGTCCAGCCATGGTTATCCTCCTCTCGGTGTGCGGTGTGGCAGCGGTTCttctcctgtgtctgtgtgtgtgtctctgcaaaTGCTTCGTCTGCACCGACG ACTGA